Part of the Siniperca chuatsi isolate FFG_IHB_CAS linkage group LG6, ASM2008510v1, whole genome shotgun sequence genome, ttcttgAATACATAGATgagctataataataatcactttaatttatatagcgcctttcaaaGGACCCAAGGTTGGTTGctcactgcactgcaaaaatgtctttcttacttagtatttttgtcttgttttcagtcaaaaaaaaatatctaaaaaaaatcttaaacatTTTCTAGAGCAAAATAACCTaggaaaataagcaaaaaactCTGCCAGTGAAACAAGAGAACTTTTCTAAAAGTAAGTGTTTATGGAAAAAGTAAACTTATTTCAAGAGaatttttcttattatattgacagatatttaaattttttgcttgttttaagcACACATTTACTTgaagtttatatttttggtcTAAACCTATACTTATTTTGCTAGGTCATTtagaaaatcaagaaaatacatctttagagttttcttttttttttatatatttttactgaaaacaatacaaaaataccaagtcatttttgtcagtgtgactCCATTAAATGTTCTTGTgataaagagtgtgtgtgtgtgtgtgtgcgtgtgatgtAGATTAAACATGAACGGGCCAAAACGGACATGGCAGCAGGTCAAAATCAAATACAAGAACATTCTGCAGAATGGTATGGTCCCTGACTAATATTTAACAAAGCACAAGCATATATTGTACCCAGAAGGTGCCTGCTCACACATTGTCTGTACTGTTTTAGCAGTGAAAAAGAATACCCACAGACAAGGCACGGGTGGTGGGTCACCAAAGGCTGACCTTACCCCAGCAGAGGACATGGCCTTGGAGCTAAATAAAGGCAGGCCCGTCTTAGAGGGGATCCCTGGGGGGAAAGAGACGAGCATAGGTTCCTCCCAAGATGCCACCCGCTTCATTCAAGGTATGTCCTTCCATCTCTACATGGAATACAACCACATTCATATTGAATCAATTTGGACTGTCTGACTTTGGTTTACCTATTGCCTTGCAGTGTCTGGAAGCACTGTGTTCCTGTTAGAGCCACCAGCACAAGCACCAGACGATGCTGATCCAGTGAGTACTCCATCAAAGGCATACTGTAGGCCTGGCATGTCTTGTCTACTAGCTTCAATATGAATCTGATTAAATGTGATAGGGTGAAAGCCCcagtgcagcagcaacagcacatGATGGAGAcgatgatgaggaggagaccATCTCTGTGGATTCCAGAAGGCATGAGGTATCATGTTAAGACTGTGAAAGTACTATTTACTCTACAATGGTGAGGAGTCctcatcaaaatcaaaaatctaatttcttttACAGGACCCAGATGCTATACAGTGGGAAAACCAGCCTGGCAACATAGTGCGTATTAATAAAAGGACACCACATCCTGCCAAATTCCAGCTGCGCTAATTGTATTGTGTTCACAGAGCTCACAAGCTATCAGAAAGTTGTATGGCAACCACCTCCGGCGCCAAATAGAACTGGCAGACATAGACATTCagtacaagaagaaaaagatagaaaatCTTGCACTGGAGTCCGAAATAAAAAGAGGACAATTAGGAAACTGGaccttgaaataaaaaaaacttgagaGGGAGGTGAGATATGCCTTCAATGTACACTGTATGCTAACTGtaacacaaatgtattaatcattatttttctttcctcccccaGCTCCAAGAAGATGACACagctcaaaataaaaattaggtATATTCTCGTAAAGTCAAGTGAGCCATGACATATGAGCTCTTATTGTGAGCACACAGGACGGTGGCATCTTTCTaaggtatattttattttcacagcaatCAGTACAACCAAGTCATCGTTATAAGGCACCGGCCTCTTTTGCCCACCCCCCCGGCACCAGGTGTGGCCA contains:
- the LOC122878147 gene encoding uncharacterized protein LOC122878147 isoform X3: MPVKKNTHRQGTGGGSPKADLTPAEDMALELNKGRPVLEGIPGGKETSIGSSQDATRFIQVSGSTVFLLEPPAQAPDDADPGESPSAAATAHDGDDDEEETISVDSRRHEDPDAIQWENQPGNISSQAIRKLYGNHLRRQIELADIDIQYKKKKIENLALESEIKRGQLGNWTLK
- the LOC122878147 gene encoding uncharacterized protein LOC122878147 isoform X2 produces the protein MATRAAYFSPSEAQILMEAYEEVKDIIKKKGNTATVIKQREKAWQSIADRLNALNMNGPKRTWQQVKIKYKNILQNAVKKNTHRQGTGGGSPKADLTPAEDMALELNKGRPVLEGIPGGKETSIGSSQDATRFIQVSGSTVFLLEPPAQAPDDADPGESPSAAATAHDGDDDEEETISVDSRRHEDPDAIQWENQPGNILQEDDTAQNKN
- the LOC122878147 gene encoding uncharacterized protein LOC122878147 isoform X1; this encodes MATRAAYFSPSEAQILMEAYEEVKDIIKKKGNTATVIKQREKAWQSIADRLNALNMNGPKRTWQQVKIKYKNILQNAVKKNTHRQGTGGGSPKADLTPAEDMALELNKGRPVLEGIPGGKETSIGSSQDATRFIQVSGSTVFLLEPPAQAPDDADPGESPSAAATAHDGDDDEEETISVDSRRHEDPDAIQWENQPGNISSQAIRKLYGNHLRRQIELADIDIQYKKKKIENLALESEIKRGQLGNWTLK